Part of the Tolypothrix sp. PCC 7910 genome, CTGGCAAAAGCCGGATGAGACCACTGCTCGAGGAGTTGTTTCATTACTGGTTTCTCCCAAAAATTTAGCGGTTTCTTGCGGTCATCCCTCTGATTCCAGTCAGCTACAACCAATACACCACCAGGCTTTAGCACTCGCATTAATTCGCGAGCAAAAATTCCTTTATCAGGCATATGGGGGCCCGCTTCAATTGACCAGACTACATCAAAGCTGCCATCTGGAAAAGACAATGCCATTGCATCATCAACCGCAAACTGGGCATTTATTCCTTGGGGCGTTAATTCCTGGGCGCGTTTCACTTGCTGGGGACTGATTGTAATTCCCGTGACAGCAAACCCATAATCTCGCGCTAAAATTCGACTACTGCCGCCAATACCACAGCCAACATCTAAGACAGTAGTAGCAGGAGGTAATTTATCTAAACCACCCCATTTCACCATTTCATGTACAAAGTCAGATTTAGCCGCCAAAAAATCCTTGTTTCGTGGTGGCG contains:
- a CDS encoding methyltransferase domain-containing protein, with product MSNLLYFVIGVILILALGIVVYFLTARKYQSADTVANSYDQWTTDGILEFYWGEHIHLGHYGSPPRNKDFLAAKSDFVHEMVKWGGLDKLPPATTVLDVGCGIGGSSRILARDYGFAVTGITISPQQVKRAQELTPQGINAQFAVDDAMALSFPDGSFDVVWSIEAGPHMPDKGIFARELMRVLKPGGVLVVADWNQRDDRKKPLNFWEKPVMKQLLEQWSHPAFASIEGFSELLAETKLVEGEVITADWTKQTLPSWLDSIWQGIVRPEGLVRFGVSGFVKSVREVPTLLLMRLAFGTGLCRFGMFRAVRMNSRTELRDRNLAQQIT